The Novosphingobium sp. SL115 genome includes a region encoding these proteins:
- a CDS encoding TonB-dependent receptor: MSKSTLLLASAACLPFLMAVPAMAQASPDAEQSSEAGAAQEIIVTAQRREQSLNSVPMSVTALGGDQLRSQGISTIADLAKVVPGLTFTQSQIATPVYTIRGVGFFESTLAASPAVSVYVDEVPLPFAILTQGAALDLQRLEVLKGPQGTLYGQNATGGAINYISQKPGNELEAGLDTSFGRFNAFELSGFVSGPVTDTLGIRLSARIDEGGAWQRNYSRNDELGDSRRIAGRALIVWDPTDKLSMTLNINGWRDKSDVQAPQLIAHTPYNPANAYPYVLATPLAPANARTANWTQQNPMRRDDDFYQVSLRADLDVSDDVRLTSITSWLEFNTDARQDLDATQWRQLDSYTPGHVESFFQELRLTGTSGDARWILGANYSRDRANERQILQTNDLSSNVIIPGLPILTVSGVFTDQKVTTWAGYGNLEYDLTPQLTAQGGIRYTRNERSFQGCGYDADGTTFLSFNILTQLFTGALPVNPIGPGSCLTFSPAFQPALVSDQLDQDNISWRAGLTYTFDNRAIVYANVSRGWKAGGFPTVPASSFTGFLPATQESLLAYEAGFKLPLADRTLQFNAAAFYYDYSDKQVRGRILDPIFGLLEKLVNVPQSHIYGVEAAVNWLPVDGLTANLSGTYIKSRIDEFTGFNGTGMFADYEGSAFPFTPKWQVNADVQYKWAVSDRWNATVGGNVNFNSATNSTFGDPALLRINERTLVDLRAGVETEDGKLRVQIWGRNVFNSYYWNSTFQADTAWRMAGRPATYGISLGWRL; encoded by the coding sequence TTGTCGAAAAGCACCTTGCTGCTTGCCAGCGCCGCCTGCCTGCCATTCCTGATGGCGGTCCCTGCCATGGCCCAGGCATCTCCTGACGCAGAACAAAGTTCCGAAGCGGGCGCTGCGCAGGAAATCATCGTCACCGCGCAGCGCCGCGAACAGTCGCTGAACTCTGTACCAATGTCGGTCACTGCGCTCGGCGGCGACCAGTTGCGCAGCCAGGGCATCAGCACGATTGCCGATCTCGCCAAGGTCGTTCCCGGCCTCACCTTCACGCAAAGCCAGATCGCGACGCCGGTCTATACGATCCGCGGCGTGGGCTTTTTCGAATCGACCCTCGCGGCATCGCCCGCTGTCAGCGTTTATGTCGATGAAGTGCCGTTGCCTTTCGCTATCCTGACCCAAGGGGCCGCACTCGATCTTCAGCGGCTCGAAGTGCTGAAAGGGCCGCAGGGCACACTCTATGGCCAGAATGCCACGGGTGGGGCGATCAATTATATCTCGCAAAAGCCAGGCAACGAGCTTGAGGCAGGCCTGGACACCAGCTTTGGCCGGTTCAACGCCTTCGAGCTGTCCGGGTTCGTCAGCGGCCCGGTCACCGATACGCTGGGTATCCGGCTGAGCGCGCGAATTGACGAGGGCGGCGCATGGCAACGCAATTATTCCCGCAACGACGAACTGGGCGATTCCCGGCGTATCGCAGGGCGTGCCCTGATCGTGTGGGACCCGACTGACAAGTTGTCGATGACGCTCAACATCAACGGCTGGCGCGACAAGTCCGATGTCCAAGCCCCGCAGCTCATCGCGCACACGCCGTACAATCCCGCTAATGCCTATCCCTATGTGCTCGCCACGCCGCTGGCACCGGCCAACGCTCGCACGGCCAACTGGACGCAACAGAACCCCATGCGCCGCGACGATGATTTCTATCAGGTATCGCTGCGCGCCGATCTGGACGTGTCCGATGATGTGCGGCTGACCTCGATCACTTCGTGGCTTGAGTTCAATACCGACGCCCGGCAGGATCTGGATGCGACCCAATGGCGGCAGTTAGACAGCTACACGCCCGGCCATGTCGAAAGCTTTTTCCAGGAGCTGCGCCTCACCGGTACGTCCGGCGATGCCCGGTGGATCCTGGGCGCAAACTATTCGCGTGACAGGGCAAATGAACGCCAGATTTTGCAGACCAATGATCTCAGCAGCAACGTGATCATTCCCGGTCTGCCCATATTGACCGTTTCGGGCGTGTTCACCGACCAGAAAGTGACGACCTGGGCGGGCTATGGAAATCTGGAATATGATCTGACGCCGCAGCTGACCGCGCAGGGCGGCATTCGCTACACTCGCAACGAGCGAAGCTTCCAGGGCTGCGGCTATGATGCCGACGGTACAACGTTCCTGAGCTTCAACATATTGACCCAGCTGTTTACCGGCGCGCTTCCGGTCAACCCGATCGGACCTGGCAGCTGCCTCACCTTCAGTCCGGCATTCCAGCCTGCGCTGGTGTCTGACCAGCTTGACCAGGACAATATATCGTGGCGCGCAGGCCTCACCTACACGTTCGACAATCGCGCCATCGTTTATGCGAACGTGTCGCGGGGATGGAAGGCTGGTGGTTTCCCCACTGTACCCGCCTCCTCCTTTACCGGCTTTCTGCCCGCGACGCAGGAATCGCTGCTGGCTTATGAGGCCGGGTTCAAGCTGCCGCTGGCCGATCGCACGCTGCAATTCAACGCGGCGGCATTCTACTACGACTATTCGGACAAGCAGGTCCGCGGCCGTATTCTCGACCCGATTTTCGGTCTGCTCGAAAAGCTGGTCAACGTGCCGCAATCGCACATTTACGGCGTGGAGGCCGCCGTCAATTGGCTTCCGGTCGACGGCCTGACCGCCAATCTCTCCGGTACCTATATCAAGAGCCGGATCGACGAATTCACCGGCTTCAACGGCACCGGCATGTTTGCCGATTACGAGGGATCGGCCTTTCCGTTCACCCCGAAATGGCAGGTCAATGCCGACGTCCAATACAAATGGGCAGTGAGCGATCGCTGGAACGCGACGGTGGGGGGCAATGTCAATTTCAACAGCGCGACCAACTCCACCTTCGGCGATCCTGCGCTGCTGCGGATCAACGAACGCACGCTGGTCGACCTGCGCGCTGGCGTCGAGACTGAAGACGGCAAGCTTCGCGTCCAGATCTGGGGGCGTAACGTGTTCAACAGCTATTACTGGAATTCGACCTTCCAGGCCGATACTGCATGGCGGATGGCGGGCCGCCCCGCGACTTATGGCATCAGCCTGGGTTGGAGGCTGTGA